The following proteins are co-located in the Callithrix jacchus isolate 240 chromosome 10, calJac240_pri, whole genome shotgun sequence genome:
- the ROM1 gene encoding rod outer segment membrane protein 1: MAPVLPLVLPLQPRIRLAQGLWLLSWLLALAGGLILLCSGHLLVQLRHLGTFLAPSCQFPALPQAALAAGAVALGTGLVGAGASRASLNAALYLPWRGVLGPLLVAGTAGGGGLLVLALGLALSLPGSLDEALEEGLGTALAHYRDTEVPGHCQDKRLVDELQLRYHCCGRHGYKDWFGVQWVSSRYLDPSDQDVVDRIQSNVEGLYLTDGVPFSCCNPHSPRPCLQNRLSDSYAHPLFDPRQPNQNLWAQGCHEVLLEHLQDLAGTLGSMLAVTFLLQALVLLGLRYLQTALEGLGGVIDGEGETQGYLFPSGLKEMLKTAWLQGWIAHRPAPEEAPPGEAPLKEDLSEA; encoded by the exons ATGGCGCCGGTGTTGCCCCTGGTGCTGCCCCTGCAGCCCCGCATCCGCCTGGCACAAGGACTCTGGCTCCTCTCCTGGCTACTGGCACTGGCCGGTGGCCTCATCCTCCTCTGTAGCGGGCACCTCCTGGTCCAGCTGCGGCACCTTGGCACCTTCCTGGCTCCCTCTTGTCagttccctgccctgccccaggctgCCCTGGCAGCGGGTGCGGTAGCTCTGGGCACAGGACTAGTGGGTGCAGGAGCCAGCCGGGCAAGTCTGAATGCAGCTCTATACCTTCCCTGGAGAGGGGTCCTGGGCCCACTGCTGGTGGCTGGCACAGCTGGTGGCGGGGGGCTCCTGGTCCTCGCCCTTGGCCTAGCCCTGTCTTTGCCTGGGAGTCTGGATGAGGCGCTGGAGGAGGGCCTGGGGACTGCCTTGGCTCACTACAGGGACACAGAGGTGCCTGGACACTGTCAGGACAAAAGGCTGGTGGATGAGCTACAGCTGAGGTACCACTGCTGTGGGCGGCACGGCTACAAGGATTGGTTTGGGGTCCAGTGGGTCAGCAGCCGTTACTTGGACCCCAGTGATCAGGACGTGGTTGA CCGGATCCAGAGCAATGTGGAAGGCCTATACCTGACTGATGGAGTCCCTTTCTCCTGCTGCAACCCCCACTCACCCAGGCCTTGCCTGCAAAACCGTCTTTCAGACTCCTATGCCCACCCCCTGTTTGATCCCCGACAACCCAACCAAAACCTCTGGGCCCAAGGGTGCCATGAGGTGCTGCTGGAGCACTTGCAGGACTTGGCAGGCACACTGGGTAGTATGCTGGCTGTCACCTTCCTACTGCAG GCTCTGGTGCTCCTCGGCCTGCGGTACCTGCAAACAGCACTGGAGGGGCTTGGAGGGGTCATTGATGGGGAAGGAGAGACCCAGGGCTATCTATTTCCTAGTGGGCTGAAAGAGATGCTGAAAACAGCATGGCTACAGGGATGGATTGCCCACAGGCCAGCACCTGAGGAGGCCCCACCAGGAGAGGCACCTCTCAAGGAGGATCTTTCTGAGGCCTAG
- the B3GAT3 gene encoding galactosylgalactosylxylosylprotein 3-beta-glucuronosyltransferase 3 isoform X1 codes for MKLKLKNVFLAYFLVSIAGLLYALVQLGQPCDCLPPLRAAAEQLRQKDLRISQLQAELRRPPPAPAQPPEPEALPTIYVVTPTYARLVQKAELVRLSQTLSLVPRLHWLLVEDAEGPTPLVSGLLAASGLLFTHLVVLTPKAQRLREGEPGWVRPRGVEQRNKALDWLRGRGGAVGGEKDPPPPGTQGVVYFADDDNTYSRELFEEMRWTRGVSVWPVGLVGGLRFEGPQVQDGRVVGFHTAWEPNRPFPVDMAGFAVALPLLLAKPNAQFDSTAPRGHLESSLLSHLVDPKDLEPRAANCTRVLVWHTRTEKPKMKQEEQLQRQGRGSDPAVEV; via the exons ATGAAGCTGAAGCTGAAGAACGTGTTTCTCGCCTACTTCCTGGTGTCGATCGCCGGCCTCCTCTACGCGCTGGTACAGCTCG GCCAGCCATGtgactgccttcctccccttcggGCAGCAGCGGAGCAGCTTCGGCAGAAGGATCTGAGGATTTCCCAGCTGCAAGCAGAGCTCCGACGGccaccccctgcccctgcccagccccCTGAACCCGAGGCCTTACCTACTATCTATGTTGTTACCCCCACCTACGCCAG GCTGGTACAGAAGGCAGAGCTGGTACGGCTTTCCCAGACACTGAGCCTGGTGCCCCGGCTACATTGGCTGCTGGTAGAGGACGCTGAGGGTCCCACCCCACTGGTCTCAGGGCTGCTGGCTGCCTCTGGCCTTCTCTTCACACACCTGGTGGTCCTTACGCCCAAAGCCCAGCGGCTTCGGGAGGGCGAGCCTGGCTGGGTTCGTCCCCGTGGTGTAGAGCAGCGGAACAAGGCCCTGGACTGGCTCCGGGGCAGAGGGGGAGCTGTGGGTGGGGAGAAGGACCCACCACCACCAGGGACCCAGGGAGTTGTGTATTTTGCTGATGATGACAACACCTACAGccgggagctgtttgaggag ATGCGCTGGACCCGTGGTGTCTCAGTGTGGCCTGTGGGGCTGGTGGGCGGCCTGCGATTTGAGGGCCCTCAGGTCCAGGATGGCCGGGTTGTGGGCTTCCATACAGCATGGGAGCCCAACAGGCCCTTCCCTGTGGATATGGCTGGATTTGCTGTGGCCCTGCCCTTGCTGTTGGCTAAACCCAATGCCCAGTTTGATTCCACCGCTCCCCGGGGCCACCTGGAGAGCAGTCTTCTGAGCCACCTTGTGGATCCCAAGGACCTGGAGCCACGGGCTGCCAACTGCACTCGG GTACTGGTGTGGCATACACGGACAGAGAAGCCCAAGATGAAGCAGGAGGAGCAGCTGCAGCGGCAGGGCCGGGGCTCAGACCCAGCAGTTGAGGTGTGA
- the B3GAT3 gene encoding galactosylgalactosylxylosylprotein 3-beta-glucuronosyltransferase 3 isoform X2, which produces MQGFRDSATALSSGQPCDCLPPLRAAAEQLRQKDLRISQLQAELRRPPPAPAQPPEPEALPTIYVVTPTYARLVQKAELVRLSQTLSLVPRLHWLLVEDAEGPTPLVSGLLAASGLLFTHLVVLTPKAQRLREGEPGWVRPRGVEQRNKALDWLRGRGGAVGGEKDPPPPGTQGVVYFADDDNTYSRELFEEMRWTRGVSVWPVGLVGGLRFEGPQVQDGRVVGFHTAWEPNRPFPVDMAGFAVALPLLLAKPNAQFDSTAPRGHLESSLLSHLVDPKDLEPRAANCTRVLVWHTRTEKPKMKQEEQLQRQGRGSDPAVEV; this is translated from the exons ATGCAAGGATTTAGGGACAGTGCCACTGCGTTATCCTCAG GCCAGCCATGtgactgccttcctccccttcggGCAGCAGCGGAGCAGCTTCGGCAGAAGGATCTGAGGATTTCCCAGCTGCAAGCAGAGCTCCGACGGccaccccctgcccctgcccagccccCTGAACCCGAGGCCTTACCTACTATCTATGTTGTTACCCCCACCTACGCCAG GCTGGTACAGAAGGCAGAGCTGGTACGGCTTTCCCAGACACTGAGCCTGGTGCCCCGGCTACATTGGCTGCTGGTAGAGGACGCTGAGGGTCCCACCCCACTGGTCTCAGGGCTGCTGGCTGCCTCTGGCCTTCTCTTCACACACCTGGTGGTCCTTACGCCCAAAGCCCAGCGGCTTCGGGAGGGCGAGCCTGGCTGGGTTCGTCCCCGTGGTGTAGAGCAGCGGAACAAGGCCCTGGACTGGCTCCGGGGCAGAGGGGGAGCTGTGGGTGGGGAGAAGGACCCACCACCACCAGGGACCCAGGGAGTTGTGTATTTTGCTGATGATGACAACACCTACAGccgggagctgtttgaggag ATGCGCTGGACCCGTGGTGTCTCAGTGTGGCCTGTGGGGCTGGTGGGCGGCCTGCGATTTGAGGGCCCTCAGGTCCAGGATGGCCGGGTTGTGGGCTTCCATACAGCATGGGAGCCCAACAGGCCCTTCCCTGTGGATATGGCTGGATTTGCTGTGGCCCTGCCCTTGCTGTTGGCTAAACCCAATGCCCAGTTTGATTCCACCGCTCCCCGGGGCCACCTGGAGAGCAGTCTTCTGAGCCACCTTGTGGATCCCAAGGACCTGGAGCCACGGGCTGCCAACTGCACTCGG GTACTGGTGTGGCATACACGGACAGAGAAGCCCAAGATGAAGCAGGAGGAGCAGCTGCAGCGGCAGGGCCGGGGCTCAGACCCAGCAGTTGAGGTGTGA
- the B3GAT3 gene encoding galactosylgalactosylxylosylprotein 3-beta-glucuronosyltransferase 3 isoform X3: MKLKLKNVFLAYFLVSIAGLLYALVQLGQPCDCLPPLRAAAEQLRQKDLRISQLQAELRRPPPAPAQPPEPEALPTIYVVTPTYARLVQKAELVRLSQTLSLVPRLHWLLVEDAEGPTPLVSGLLAASGLLFTHLVVLTPKAQRLREGEPGWVRPRGVEQRNKALDWLRGRGGAVGGEKDPPPPGTQGVVYFADDDNTYSRELFEEMRWTRGVSVWPVGLVGGLRFEGPQVQDGRVVGFHTAWEPNRPFPVDMAGFAVALPLLLAKPNAQFDSTAPRGHLESSLLSHLVDPKDLEPRAANCTRGTGVAYTDREAQDEAGGAAAAAGPGLRPSS, encoded by the exons ATGAAGCTGAAGCTGAAGAACGTGTTTCTCGCCTACTTCCTGGTGTCGATCGCCGGCCTCCTCTACGCGCTGGTACAGCTCG GCCAGCCATGtgactgccttcctccccttcggGCAGCAGCGGAGCAGCTTCGGCAGAAGGATCTGAGGATTTCCCAGCTGCAAGCAGAGCTCCGACGGccaccccctgcccctgcccagccccCTGAACCCGAGGCCTTACCTACTATCTATGTTGTTACCCCCACCTACGCCAG GCTGGTACAGAAGGCAGAGCTGGTACGGCTTTCCCAGACACTGAGCCTGGTGCCCCGGCTACATTGGCTGCTGGTAGAGGACGCTGAGGGTCCCACCCCACTGGTCTCAGGGCTGCTGGCTGCCTCTGGCCTTCTCTTCACACACCTGGTGGTCCTTACGCCCAAAGCCCAGCGGCTTCGGGAGGGCGAGCCTGGCTGGGTTCGTCCCCGTGGTGTAGAGCAGCGGAACAAGGCCCTGGACTGGCTCCGGGGCAGAGGGGGAGCTGTGGGTGGGGAGAAGGACCCACCACCACCAGGGACCCAGGGAGTTGTGTATTTTGCTGATGATGACAACACCTACAGccgggagctgtttgaggag ATGCGCTGGACCCGTGGTGTCTCAGTGTGGCCTGTGGGGCTGGTGGGCGGCCTGCGATTTGAGGGCCCTCAGGTCCAGGATGGCCGGGTTGTGGGCTTCCATACAGCATGGGAGCCCAACAGGCCCTTCCCTGTGGATATGGCTGGATTTGCTGTGGCCCTGCCCTTGCTGTTGGCTAAACCCAATGCCCAGTTTGATTCCACCGCTCCCCGGGGCCACCTGGAGAGCAGTCTTCTGAGCCACCTTGTGGATCCCAAGGACCTGGAGCCACGGGCTGCCAACTGCACTCGG G GTACTGGTGTGGCATACACGGACAGAGAAGCCCAAGATGAAGCAGGAGGAGCAGCTGCAGCGGCAGGGCCGGGGCTCAGACCCAGCAGTTGA